In Mycolicibacterium gadium, the genomic window CGCCGCACCGCCGGCACGGCTCACCCTCGCGGCCGTAGGCGTCCAGCGAGCGGTCGAAATAGCCGGACTCGCCGTTGACATTCACATACAGCGAGTCGAAGGACGTGCCTCCCTGCCCGAGCGCCTCGGTCATCACCTCGGCGGCGGCGTCGAGCACCTCGGCCAGCTTCGACCGGGTCAGCGACGACGCCAGTCGCGCACCGTTGACGCGTGCCCGCCACAGCGCCTCGTCGGCGTAGATGTTGCCGATCCCCGAAACGACCGTCTGATCGAGCAGCTGCCGCTTGATCTCGGAATGTTTGCGCCGCAACACCGTAACGACGCCATCGCGATTGAATCCCGGGTCCAGTGGATCGCGGGCGACGTGCGCCACGGGAAAGGGAACATCGGTGCCCTCGACGGTGACGAGGTCGGCCAACATCCATCCGCCGAACGTGCGCTGGTCCACGAAACTCAGCGCTGTGCCATCGTCGAGCAGTGCCGCGATGCGCAGGTGGTCCTCCCGCGGCAGCGGTCCGAGCAGCATCTGCCCACTCATCCCCAGGTGGACCACCAGAGCCGATCCGTCATCGAGCGTCAGCCACAAGTACTTCCCGCGCCGCCCCGTGCCGACAATCCTCGAATCGAGCAGGCGCGCCGTCAGATCGGCGGGCCCAGCCTCGTGACGACGCACAGCGCGTGGATGATGAACCCGCACAGCGGTAATGGTTTTGTCGACGACGTGTGCGTCCAAACCCCGGCGAACGACCTCGACTTCGGGAAGTTCAGGCATCTTCGTCTGCAGCGGACGTCAGCGCGTTCCACGCCGCAGCGGCCGCCTTGAGCTCGGCCTCTTTCTTGGTGCGGCCGAGCCCCCTGCCGTACTCATCGTCGGCGATGATCACCATCGCGGTGAATTCCTTGTCGTGGTCCGGCCCGGTTGATGTCACCGTGTACGAGGGCGCACCCATGCCGCGGGATGCGGTGAGCTCCTGCAGACTGCTCTTCCAGTCCAGCCCCGCACCCAGCGTTGGCGCGGTGTCCAGCAGCGAAGCGAACAGGCGCAGGATCACCTCCCGCGCCGTGACGATGCCGTGCTCCAAATAGATTGCACCGAGCAGGGATTCGACACCGTCGGCAAGGATGCTGGCCTTGCCGGCGCCGCCGGAGTTTTCCTCACCCTTACCCAGCAGCAGATAGGCGCCGAGCCCGTCGTCGGACAGTTCGCGTCCGACGTCGGCCAGCGCATGGGTGTTGACGATGCTTGCCCGCAGCTTGGCCAAATCGCCCTCGCTGCGATCGGGGTGGCGGTGATACAGCTCCTCGGTGATGGTCAGCCCGAGAACAGCGTCGCCGAGGAACTCCAACCGCTCGTTGGTGGGCAATCCGCCGTTCTCGTACGAGTAACTGCGATGGGTGAGTGAAATGGTGAGCAGTTCGTCTGGCAGGTCCACGCCCAGCGCCTTGAGAAGCGGCGTGCGGTCAGTCACGGGTGTCCTCAGTGGGATCGTCGGCTCCGCCGACAGCGTCGAACATGCCCGACAGCTTGGCCCATCGCGGGTCGATCTTTTCGTGCTGATGTCCCGGTTCGGCCGTCGCCAGCGGCACACCACAGTCGGGGCAGAGCCCGATGCAGTCGGGGCCGCACAGCGGGACGAACGGCAACGCCAGGCCGACGGCGTCGATGATCGGCTGCTCCAGGTCGACGGTGTCGTCCACCACGCGGCCGAGCTCGTCGGCCTCGGTGGTCTCATCGGTGGCGCTGTCGGGATAGGCGAACAGTTCGGTGATGTCGATGTCGACGTGCCCGGTGATCGGCGTCAGACAGCGCGCACACTCACCGACCGTAGGGGCGGATACCGTGCCGGTGATCAGGACTCCCTCCGAGACGGCTTCGATCCGCAGATCCAGAGCCAGCGGGGCGCCCTCGTCGATCGCAATCAGGTCCAGTCCGATACGCATGGGGCTGGGCACGGTCTCGGCAACGGTCATCATCGACCCCGGCCTGCGGCCGAGCCTGGAGATGTTTAGCACGAGCGGCGATCGCGAGGCCCGCCGCGCCCCCGACTTCGCATGCGTCGCCATAGGGATCGATCTTACGGCGGCCGTCCCAGGGCCTAGCGAGCTGCGTAGTCGTGCGTCCCCGCCGCGGTCCGCAGCTGATGGCGGCCGCGGCCTACCGACCTCAGCGTGCCGTTGAGGAAGTCCTCGAACTCGGCCAGCTTGCTGTCGACGTAGATGTCGCATTCGCCGCGCAGTCGGTCGGCCTCGGCGTGTGCCGAGTCGATGAGGCGGGTGGCTTCCAGCGTGGCGGTCTGGACGATCTCGGTCTGGGCGACGAGCCGCTGCTGTTCCTTGATGCCTTCCTGCACGGCCTTCTCGTAGGCGAGGTTGCCGTTCTCGATGAGCCGGTCGGCCTCGTTCTTGGCGCGTCCGGTGCTCGCCTCGTACTCCCGCTTGGCGGTGGCGGCCAGACGTGAGGCCTCTTCGCGCGCCTCTGCGACCATGCGCTCGCTGTGCTGACGGGCTTCGCCGACCATGCGGTCAGCCTGCGACTTCGCGTCGGCGAGCAGTCGGTCGGCCTCGGCGCGGGCATGGTTGACCAGGGAATCCGCCTCCGCCGTGGCCGACGACACCATGGACCCGGAGTGCTCCTTGGCCTCGCGCAACAAAGAGTCACGAGCATCGAGTACATCCTGGGCGTCGTCGAGTTCGCCCGGGATCGCGTCCTTGATGTCGTCGATCAACTCCAGGACATCGCCGCGGGGCACGACGCAGCCTGCCGTCATGGGCACGCCGCGCGCTTCTTCCACAATCGCGCCCAACTCGTCGAGCGCTTCAAATACTCGGTACACGGCAACACCCTCCAGGCGTAGTTGACAGTTACCAGTGTGCCTGGTGTTACGTCTGTGACTCAGCTACCGGCCCCGGTGTGTCGCGTCTCGACCGGTTTCACTGCGTCACCGCTCCCAGGCCGCAGGCCCGTCTGCTCTGCTTCGTGCAACATTATGTCAACACGCAGAGTGGGCGCGCGCCCCGAGCGGTCAGCAGCGGCGTGGCTAGCGAAGGGCAGCGGAGATCGCGTCGCGCGCGCGGTCGAGCATCGAGGCGAACGGGCCGACGGCGAAGTTGGCCTTGGCCGACTCGACGCCCGCGTGCGGACGAGTGGGCGCGATGGCCTCTGCCGCCAATACGGCCTTCGCCATGCGACCGAGGTCATCGGCGTCGAGTTCACGCTCCAATCGATTGAACTCCTCGAGTTCTTCGCGCTCGGCATGATCGAGTACCGCGCCGCGGAACAGCGACAACTCGTCGAGAAACTCTTGGGAGCCGACGTCCATCGCTTCGAGCGCGGATAGAGCTTCCTTGGAGTCGTGTTCCTCCACGAGCCGAGCGTCGACGATGATGTCGCCGCCCTCGACCTCGTGGCGCACTCGCGGATGGACCACCATTTCCTCGGCGGTCTCGTGCACCGCCAGCAGTTGCCGCAATTCGGTGAAGGCCTTGCGGCGCGCGTCATCGGAGGACGCCGAGAACACTTCTTCGAACATGTCCTTGATCAAATTGTGCTGGTCTTTCAGGAATCTGACGACGTCATCGGTCGACTGGACGAATGTTTCGACCATGGGGGTAACCACACTTTCTCAAAATCGGGTTGGGGCGCTATGGGCTGTGCGCCACCTTTTCGGTTACCCCTGTGAGTCCAGATCAACCCTTGAGCTTGGCCTGCAGCCGGACGTAAACGGCGTCGGGCAACAATGCGGAGACGTCGCCGCCGAGCGACGCGACCTCTTTCGCGAGCGAGGACGACACGAACGAATACTTCGGCGTCGTGGCGACGAAGAAGGTGTCGACGCCGGCGATGTGCTTGTTCATCTGCGCCATCTGCAGCTCGTATTCGAAATCCGTCCCCGTGCGCAGACCCTTGACGATCGCGGTCAGCCCGCGATTCTTGACGAAGTCGACCACCAGACCCTCTCCGGACTCCGCCCGCAAATTCGGCAGATGGGGCGTCGATTCCTCGATCATCGCAATGCGCTCGTCGAGTGTGAACATCCCCTTCTTGTTCGGGTTGACCAGTACGGCCACCACGACCTCGTCGAACTGGGCCGCTGCGCGCTCGAAGATGTCGACGTGGCCGAGAGTTATCGGGTCGAAGGACCCCGGGCATACGGCGCCGCTCATGGGGAACGACGGTACAGGGCGCTTCAAACCCGCTCCGCGAGTTCCAACCGGGTGTCGCCGTACGTGCGCGACGGCCACACCTCCCATCCGTCGGGCCACGTCAGTGCCGGCCCCGACGCCGGACGTTCGACGACGACCACCGTCCCCGTCGTGGTCCAGCCGCCGTGCGTCAAGGCAGACAACACTCTTTCCACATCACCCGCGTCCACTGTGTAGGGCGGATCGGCCAGCACCAGGTCGGCGGGCTGTGCGGCGCCCGAAGCCAGCACTGATGCGACCGCGCCGCGCCGCACCGTCGCACGGGTCACGCCAAGAGCGGCGATGTTCTTGTCGATGATGCTCGCGGCCCGCTGGTCTGATTCGACGAATACCGCCGATTCGGCTCCGCGGGACAGCGCCTCGAGGCCGAGCGCTCCCGAGCCGGCGTACAGATCGAGAACGGAGCGACCGGAAAGATCCAGCCGCGCCGCCAGCAGATTGAACAGCGATTCCCGGACCCGGTCGGTGGTGGGGCGGGTTCCAGTGCGCGGCACCGTGATTCGCCGTCCACCCAGGGTGCCGGCGATGATGCGGGTCAGCTGACCACCACGAGCAGATCGCCACCCTCGACCTGTGCGGTTGCGGATACGGCGACGCGGTCGACCTGGCCGGCCTTGGGCGCGGTGATCGCCGCTTCCATCTTCATGGCCTCGATCGTCGCGATGGTCTGTCCGGCGTCGACCTTGTCCCCCGCGGACACGCCCACGGTGACGACGCCTGCGAAGGGCGCCGCGACATGGTCCGGGTTGGACCGGTCGGCCTTCTCGGCGGTGGGCACATCGGTGGCGATGCTGTTGTCACGCACCACGACCGGACGCAGCTGACCGTTGAAGATGCACATCACCGTGCGCATGCCGCGTTCGTCGGGATCAGAGATCGCTTCCAGGCCGATCAACAGCTCGACTCCGCGTTCGAGCCTGACCCGATGTTCGTCGCCGTGGCGCAGCCCGTAGAAGAACTGGTTCGCCGACAGGCCAGAGGTGTCTCCGTACAGCTCTCGATGCGCCTCGAATTCCTTTGTCGGGCCGGGGAACAGCAGCCGATTCAAGGTGGCTTGTCGAGCTGTGCCGGGTTGCGCCAGCGCCGCCTCGTCCTCGTCGGAGAGCTCCTCGGTGGGCGGTGCCGGCGCCCGTCCGGCAAGTGCTTTGGTGCGCAACGGTTCGGGCCAGCCGCCCGGCGGGTCGCCGAGTTCCCCACGCAGGAACCCGATCACCGAGTCCGGGATGTCGAACCGCGCTGGGTCCGCGGCGAATTCGTCGGCGCTGATCCCGGCGCCCACCAGTGCCAGCGCCAGGTCTCCGACCACTTTGGACGACGGAGTCACCTTCACCAGTCGTCCCAGGATGCGGTCGGCCGCCGCATAATTCTCTTCGATCTCCTCGAAGCGATCCCCGAAGCCCAACGCGATGGCCTGCTGGCGCAGGTTCGACAGCTGACCACCCGGGATCTCGTGGTGATACACCCGTCCCGTCGGGGATGGAGGGCCCGACGCTGCAACATCGAAGGGCGCGTACACCTTTCGCAACGCCTCGAAGTACGGCTCGAGATCGCACACCGCCGGCAAGGACAACCCGGTGTCGTATTGGGTGTGCGCGGCTGCCGCGACGATCGAGGACAACGCGGGCTGACTCGTCGTTCCCGCCAACGGCGCCGAGGCGCCATCGACGGCGTTGGCGCCGGCCTGCCATGCCGCCACGTACGTCGCCAGCTGCCCACCGGGAGTGTCATGGGTGTGCACGTGCACCGGCAGGTCGAACCGGCCGCGCAGCGCCGACACCAAGGCGGTAGCTGCCTGCGGCCGTAGCAACCCGGCCATGTCCTTGATCGCCAGCACATGCGCACCGGCGTCGACGATCTGCTCGGCCAGCTTGAGGTAGTAGTCCAGGGTGTACAGGTTCTCCCCCGGATCGGAGAGATCGCCGGTGTAGCTCATGGCGACCTCGGCGATCGCCGTGCCGGTCTCACGGACCGCGTCGATGGCCGGGCGCATCGACTCGACGTTGTTGAGCGCGTCGAAGATGCGGTAGATATCAATCCCGGTGCCCGTAGCCTCGGCCACGAACGCCTTGGTGACCGATTCCGGATACGGCGTGTACCCCACGGTGTTTCGGCCGCGCAGTAGCATCTGCAGGCAGATGTTCGGCATCGCCTCACGCAACGCGGCCAAGCGCTCCCACGGGTCTTCCTTCAAGAACCGAAGCGCGACATCGTAAGTCGCGCCACCCCAGCACTCCACCGACAACAGCTGCGGGGTCATCCGCGCGATGTAGGGCGCCACCATGAGCAGGCCGGTGGTCCTCAGCCTGGTCGCTAACAGGGACTGGTGGGCGTCCCGGAACGTGGTGTCGGTGACCCCGACCGCCTTTGATTCGCGCATCCAGCGGGCGAACCCATCGGGCCCCAGTTCGGTCAGCAGCTGTTTGGACCCCGACGGCGGCGGCGACGCCAGATCGACGTCGGGCAGCTTGTCGCGCGGGTACACCGTCGACGGTCGCGGACCGTGCGGTTGATTGACCGTCACGTCTGCCAGGTAGTTGAGGATCTTGGTACCGCGGTCGGCCGGGGTGTGTGCGGTCAGCAGGTAGGGACGGTCGTCGATGAACGATGTGGTAATGCGTCCCGCGCGGAAATCCGGATCGTTGACGACGGCCAGCAGGAACGGGATGTTCGTCGACACCCCACGCACCCGGAACTCCGCCAGCGCACGCCGCGACCGGGCGAGCGCCGCCGCGTAGTCGCGACCGCGACAGGTCAGCTTGACCAGCAGAGAGTCGAAGTGCGCCCCGATCTCCGCGCCCAAATGTGTGGCGCCGTCGAGACGGATCCCCGCACCACCCGGCGACCGGTAACTCGTGATGCGCCCGGTGTCGGGGCGGAACCCGTTGGCGGGATCCTCGGTGGTGATCCGGCACTGCATGGCAAAGCCCCGTGGCGCCGTCAATCCGTCCTGGCTCAGTCCGAGGTCCGCCAGCGTCTCGCCGTCGGCGATCCGCAACTGGCTGGCGACCAGATCGACGTCGGTGATCTCCTCGGTCACCGTGTGCTCGACCTGGATGCGCGGGTTCATCTCGATGAACACGTAATGCCCACGCTCGTCGAGCAGGAACTCCACCGTGCCGGCATACGTGTAGTCGATAGAACGGGCGAAGGCGACGGCATCAGCACACATCTGGTCCCGCAGTTCCGCGGGAAGGTTTGGCGCAGGAGCCAATTCGATGACCTTCTGATGGCGACGCTGCATGCTGCAGTCACGCTCGAACAGATGCATCACACTGCCGTGCTTATCGGCGAGGATCTGCACCTCGATATGGCGCGGGTTCAGCACCGCCTGCTCGAGGTAGACCATCGGATCGCCGAATGCCGACTCGGCCTCACGGCTGGCCGCCTCGATCGCCTCGCGCAGCGCGGAAGGCTCTGTGACGCGCCGCATTCCGCGTCCGCCGCCACCGGACACCGCCTTGACGAACAGCGGGAACTCCATGCTCTCCGACGCAGCTACCAGTTCGTCCACCGACGACGACGGCGCCGACGAGTTCAGCACCGGCAGACCGGCGTCGCGTGCCGCGGCGATCGCGCGCGCCTT contains:
- the rnc gene encoding ribonuclease III, which gives rise to MTDRTPLLKALGVDLPDELLTISLTHRSYSYENGGLPTNERLEFLGDAVLGLTITEELYHRHPDRSEGDLAKLRASIVNTHALADVGRELSDDGLGAYLLLGKGEENSGGAGKASILADGVESLLGAIYLEHGIVTAREVILRLFASLLDTAPTLGAGLDWKSSLQELTASRGMGAPSYTVTSTGPDHDKEFTAMVIIADDEYGRGLGRTKKEAELKAAAAAWNALTSAADEDA
- a CDS encoding YceD family protein; its protein translation is MATHAKSGARRASRSPLVLNISRLGRRPGSMMTVAETVPSPMRIGLDLIAIDEGAPLALDLRIEAVSEGVLITGTVSAPTVGECARCLTPITGHVDIDITELFAYPDSATDETTEADELGRVVDDTVDLEQPIIDAVGLALPFVPLCGPDCIGLCPDCGVPLATAEPGHQHEKIDPRWAKLSGMFDAVGGADDPTEDTRD
- the sepIVA gene encoding cell division protein SepIVA produces the protein MYRVFEALDELGAIVEEARGVPMTAGCVVPRGDVLELIDDIKDAIPGELDDAQDVLDARDSLLREAKEHSGSMVSSATAEADSLVNHARAEADRLLADAKSQADRMVGEARQHSERMVAEAREEASRLAATAKREYEASTGRAKNEADRLIENGNLAYEKAVQEGIKEQQRLVAQTEIVQTATLEATRLIDSAHAEADRLRGECDIYVDSKLAEFEDFLNGTLRSVGRGRHQLRTAAGTHDYAAR
- a CDS encoding hemerythrin domain-containing protein, whose translation is MVETFVQSTDDVVRFLKDQHNLIKDMFEEVFSASSDDARRKAFTELRQLLAVHETAEEMVVHPRVRHEVEGGDIIVDARLVEEHDSKEALSALEAMDVGSQEFLDELSLFRGAVLDHAEREELEEFNRLERELDADDLGRMAKAVLAAEAIAPTRPHAGVESAKANFAVGPFASMLDRARDAISAALR
- the coaD gene encoding pantetheine-phosphate adenylyltransferase; the protein is MSGAVCPGSFDPITLGHVDIFERAAAQFDEVVVAVLVNPNKKGMFTLDERIAMIEESTPHLPNLRAESGEGLVVDFVKNRGLTAIVKGLRTGTDFEYELQMAQMNKHIAGVDTFFVATTPKYSFVSSSLAKEVASLGGDVSALLPDAVYVRLQAKLKG
- the mutM gene encoding DNA-formamidopyrimidine glycosylase yields the protein MPELPEVEVVRRGLDAHVVDKTITAVRVHHPRAVRRHEAGPADLTARLLDSRIVGTGRRGKYLWLTLDDGSALVVHLGMSGQMLLGPLPREDHLRIAALLDDGTALSFVDQRTFGGWMLADLVTVEGTDVPFPVAHVARDPLDPGFNRDGVVTVLRRKHSEIKRQLLDQTVVSGIGNIYADEALWRARVNGARLASSLTRSKLAEVLDAAAEVMTEALGQGGTSFDSLYVNVNGESGYFDRSLDAYGREGEPCRRCGAVMRREKFMNRSSFYCPKCQPRPRVRRG
- a CDS encoding pyruvate carboxylase, whose amino-acid sequence is MISKVLVANRGEIAIRAFRAAYEMGITTIAVYAHEDRNSQHRLKADESYQIGETGHPVRAYLSVDEIIRIAQQAGADAVYPGYGFLSENPQLAAACADAGITFIGPGAEILELTGNKARAIAAARDAGLPVLNSSAPSSSVDELVAASESMEFPLFVKAVSGGGGRGMRRVTEPSALREAIEAASREAESAFGDPMVYLEQAVLNPRHIEVQILADKHGSVMHLFERDCSMQRRHQKVIELAPAPNLPAELRDQMCADAVAFARSIDYTYAGTVEFLLDERGHYVFIEMNPRIQVEHTVTEEITDVDLVASQLRIADGETLADLGLSQDGLTAPRGFAMQCRITTEDPANGFRPDTGRITSYRSPGGAGIRLDGATHLGAEIGAHFDSLLVKLTCRGRDYAAALARSRRALAEFRVRGVSTNIPFLLAVVNDPDFRAGRITTSFIDDRPYLLTAHTPADRGTKILNYLADVTVNQPHGPRPSTVYPRDKLPDVDLASPPPSGSKQLLTELGPDGFARWMRESKAVGVTDTTFRDAHQSLLATRLRTTGLLMVAPYIARMTPQLLSVECWGGATYDVALRFLKEDPWERLAALREAMPNICLQMLLRGRNTVGYTPYPESVTKAFVAEATGTGIDIYRIFDALNNVESMRPAIDAVRETGTAIAEVAMSYTGDLSDPGENLYTLDYYLKLAEQIVDAGAHVLAIKDMAGLLRPQAATALVSALRGRFDLPVHVHTHDTPGGQLATYVAAWQAGANAVDGASAPLAGTTSQPALSSIVAAAAHTQYDTGLSLPAVCDLEPYFEALRKVYAPFDVAASGPPSPTGRVYHHEIPGGQLSNLRQQAIALGFGDRFEEIEENYAAADRILGRLVKVTPSSKVVGDLALALVGAGISADEFAADPARFDIPDSVIGFLRGELGDPPGGWPEPLRTKALAGRAPAPPTEELSDEDEAALAQPGTARQATLNRLLFPGPTKEFEAHRELYGDTSGLSANQFFYGLRHGDEHRVRLERGVELLIGLEAISDPDERGMRTVMCIFNGQLRPVVVRDNSIATDVPTAEKADRSNPDHVAAPFAGVVTVGVSAGDKVDAGQTIATIEAMKMEAAITAPKAGQVDRVAVSATAQVEGGDLLVVVS
- the rsmD gene encoding 16S rRNA (guanine(966)-N(2))-methyltransferase RsmD is translated as MTRIIAGTLGGRRITVPRTGTRPTTDRVRESLFNLLAARLDLSGRSVLDLYAGSGALGLEALSRGAESAVFVESDQRAASIIDKNIAALGVTRATVRRGAVASVLASGAAQPADLVLADPPYTVDAGDVERVLSALTHGGWTTTGTVVVVERPASGPALTWPDGWEVWPSRTYGDTRLELAERV